CAATTTGCGGGGGTTTTATTTTTTTCGTAAAGTCTATGCATGGAATGTGGTTTCTATCCTCGCACTTGCAAAAGCGTAGAAGTGGATGATACTGTGATTCGTAAATCAGCCCACTAGGAGGCAAGTGCTCATGATCATTGGAACAGGTGTAGACATTGTGGAAATAGAGCGCATCGCTACTTTGATAAAAAGACAAGAGAGTGCAATCAAACGCTTTTTAACCACAGATGAACAACAGCTCCTACAGGGAAAAGCAGAGACGAGACAGGCGGAAATGGTTGCAGGCAGATTTGCTGCCAAGGAAGCGGGAGCAAAGGCTCTGGGCACAGGCATTGGTGCTGTGCTCAGTTTTTTGGATATGGAAATCCTCCCGAATGATTCGGGCAAGCCCGTCATGACCATCAAGAACGAGGTGTACAGCAAGCTTGATCTTGACCCCGCTCGCGTTCATATTCATGTGAGCATTTCGCATAGCCAGACGCATGCGATTGCCCAAGTCATTGTAGAAGAACGATAGATGTTTGAAAAAACCGATTAACTTGTCTGCATATTGGGACGAGGATGGACATACATTTATATCGCGTAGATCAGGAGGGACTACCTGCTCTTACACAGGAAGGCTAAGTCTGTAGCCGATCCAAGCGATATATCGCCAACTTCGTAACCATTCGCAACTATTGACACGATGTGCGCTGCATGGGCGAGAGACTGACAGATTTCCCAGGAAATAGACAGGGATGCCCTTCTTTGTCGAAAATATTGACAAGGAGGAGTTCATTGAATGAAACGGGTAGCTTTACCACTGGTGTTATTGTTGGTTTTCACCCTGTTCCTCGGCGGTTGTTTCGGTCAGAAAACACCAGAAGATGTGGTGAGCGACCTGAACGGTGCACTGGGAAAAATGACTGGGTACAAGTCTCAGGCAGTTTTGACCATGCAGACAGGCTCTACCCCCATGGAGTACGATGTTCAGGTCTGGTATG
This genomic stretch from Brevibacillus brevis harbors:
- the acpS gene encoding holo-ACP synthase, translating into MIIGTGVDIVEIERIATLIKRQESAIKRFLTTDEQQLLQGKAETRQAEMVAGRFAAKEAGAKALGTGIGAVLSFLDMEILPNDSGKPVMTIKNEVYSKLDLDPARVHIHVSISHSQTHAIAQVIVEER